CAATACCGCacattcttcatcacatACAATTCTCGTTGAGTCCTGTGCTTCTTTATTCTTCGAATATACACCGCAAGTCACTTCTTTCTCTATCCGACCACAAGGACAGGTAATTTTGACCAATGCTGTGCATGGAATATCTGGGCATTCCTCAAACTTGTGACAAGGTTTAGGACATCTGTGGTTACAATATAGCCTAGGCATATTGCAAGTCTGCTTACAAACAGTCTGGCATGCCCCTGGTTCGTGACATTTCTTTTGACATTTATGGTAGCAAGTTTGTAGGCGCTCACCACATACTTTACCACATGAAACGTCTTTCATAAAGCATACTGTCCTTACTCTTTGCTCTTTGCCACATTTGCATGGTTTAAAGACAGTCGCCGTACAATCAGGACATGGAATGTCAGGAGGATGGCATTCATGCGGCATAGGCGAATGGCCACAATCTGTTTCTCCTCTAACAACTCTAATACATGGATATGGACAATTTGGCAACTTAGTTCCACATCTAACAGGTGCCTCCACAATTGTTTTGCCGCAAGGACAAACAAGGTCATTTGagtcactttcaaggcaAGGAGGGCATTTTCCTGCGTGGCACTTTCTATTACACTTGTGTATTCCACATGAAAGTGTTAGATTACAGTCTTTTAAACAGATGTGGATTGGTTCTATCGTTGATTCATCGGCTAAATCTCTAACATTGATCTTCATAGTTTTACGTCTCCTTTCAGCTAAAGGTCTCCCTGCACAACACCTCTCAGTACATCTGTGTCTTCTACAAGACATTAGAGATTCACATTTGAGATTACATCTCGCATGATCATTGAAACCACACGGAATTGtgaattgtttttgttcACAAGCGCATCTTACTTTCTCAATCTGAGTGCAAGGGTCCATACAATCTCCCAAATGGCATGCGAACGGGCATTTGTGTTTTCCGCATTTTAGCATTTTACCACATACTTGACCACAAGTAGGTATAGCATCTGTACATTTTGACCTAGGTTTTGAAAGATCAGTTAATTCATTCTTACCGCATGGGCATGTCTTCAGCTTTTTGGGCGAGAACTCACAGATCAATCTTCCAGAAATGGATGGTGGAGCTTTACATTTCTCATAAAATGAGTGCTCGCCACATTCATATGGAACTTTTCTTATCTTATCGCACATAAACACTCCTATCCATCGTTGACCTTTGTCATCTTTGGAGTATGCAGCATTGGCAGGAAATCTGACGTCCTTGCACTTTATTTTGTCTTTACTTGTTTGACCACAATAGCATCTTATCTTCATATTAGtgttttttgatataatagTTTCGGGACAACTGCCGCACAAACCTGTGTGGCATTTTCTGTTACATTTATGGATTCCACAAGGCAGTAATTTGTCACAAACAGTTTCACAATTAAACCCTTTTGAGTATAATCTTCTCTGAAAACATACAATGTCTTTAGTTACTTTCCCACATGAACATTTTATACTCATCATCCGAGTACATTCCTGATGAGGGCCTAGATGA
This is a stretch of genomic DNA from Nakaseomyces glabratus chromosome M, complete sequence. It encodes these proteins:
- the FAP1 gene encoding Fap1p (CAGL0M06919g~Ortholog(s) have Golgi apparatus, cytosol localization); the protein is MQDGRTEVTQDEYRHYDDHPDNSSLVIGLSEDESEIETNMGAELSEELSDLDEGDEKDMAYYEKAVQEIVKGDSYSCLICTVELDYTCKLYACEKCYRVYDYECIREWAEKSTSKRTDKLWACPNCFYTKKAIPKKNRPTCWCGEQVNPEPNPLNPNSCGQTCNAKICSHGCSQICHLGPHQECTRMMSIKCSCGKVTKDIVCFQRRLYSKGFNCETVCDKLLPCGIHKCNRKCHTGLCGSCPETIISKNTNMKIRCYCGQTSKDKIKCKDVRFPANAAYSKDDKGQRWIGVFMCDKIRKVPYECGEHSFYEKCKAPPSISGRLICEFSPKKLKTCPCGKNELTDLSKPRSKCTDAIPTCGQVCGKMLKCGKHKCPFACHLGDCMDPCTQIEKVRCACEQKQFTIPCGFNDHARCNLKCESLMSCRRHRCTERCCAGRPLAERRRKTMKINVRDLADESTIEPIHICLKDCNLTLSCGIHKCNRKCHAGKCPPCLESDSNDLVCPCGKTIVEAPVRCGTKLPNCPYPCIRVVRGETDCGHSPMPHECHPPDIPCPDCTATVFKPCKCGKEQRVRTVCFMKDVSCGKVCGERLQTCYHKCQKKCHEPGACQTVCKQTCNMPRLYCNHRCPKPCHKFEECPDIPCTALVKITCPCGRIEKEVTCGVYSKNKEAQDSTRIVCDEECAVLQRHMQLKEAFGIVDKPQNTHNEEMARLEQVISTASTFADLDLPFTEPVITTYIRHENWCTDIENTLNKLIDDNNRTSLHFKPMRPPQRYFIRELAKAYNLYSESQDPEPNRSVFVKKNLDGSSTKPILSISEAAPLYQSYKKLEKEKKQANFESMTTTRLINFTPEMSPELESAARFNGFLVTNVGEFTSTDDLQNLFAPYLKSTLVVEPQFQILPERKQAVIYPNKYKEISINVERDMETLVQHFDFLIKESLLAGGVELCNIENVLAE